GGCGCATACATAGCGGACTCCTTCAACAAGCGAAGCTTCCTGTTCGTTTGCTCTTGGGATGACCAGAATATCTTTTGACTTTTTGGATAAACTCATGGCGAAGGAGAGAACGCCCCGGATCGGCTTCAGAAGACCATCAAGCGAAAGTTCTCCGACAAAAACGAGATTGTCTAAGTCGGGAACTTCGATCTCTCCGGTTGCAGTCAAAAGCCCAATAGCAAGGGGCAAGTCCAGGGCGCTCCCTTCTTTCCGTAAATCCGCGGGCGACAGGTTTACCGTTGTACGGAAACCCGTCACCACTTTGTCTACCGAGCGAATCGCGGAAATGACTCGCTCTCTAGACTCTCTTACTGCGTTGTCAGGCAAACCAACCAAAGTGAATCCCGGCAGTCCCTGGGAGGCGTCTACTTCGACGCTTACCGGGACAGCCTTGATTCCAAACAGACAATAAGAACGGATTCGACGGAACATAATGATTAACCTATACTACAGATGCCTGGTATTTTTCAAGGACGCAGTTTTCGATGTGTTCGCGCAGGTTCCTTGCCATAGGGAAACAGACACTGCGGTATTCTTCGCCTTTGAAGAACGGATCTACGGGGTAACCCACAAACATGCCGTTCTCACCTTCCATGACGCGGAGACCGCGGATCAGAAACTGGTCGTTGAGAACGATAGATGCCAAGCCCTTGATATGTCCCATGGACGGGCCTTCTCTAAAGGGATAAACTTGGACGCTAGTAACAGCGAGGCAGTCGAATGCACCGGAAGCATTCCATTCCTTCTTTTCTTTTTCGTGAGTTTTTTCTTTTGCAGCCATGTTGGCCTCCTAGTTTGTATGTGTTTTTGCTTTTCTTGAAGCAATCCAGTTTTGCAAAAAGCGTGCCACTTTTTATGAAATTGAGAAAACGGTTCAAAAACGCCGTTTTAGGCAAATGCGAAAATCTGGCGAGTGATTAAATCAGTGATTAAAACACTGTTTTAATCACTTTACTACCTTTTGAGCATGCTCTTGAAACCGAATATGAACTGGGTGGCGAACCAGGGGAAATCTCTTCCGACGGTTTTTGCCGAATGTGAACTTTCTTCGGATTATTTTACGGTCCGTTTTTCTGTGGAAGAACCTTCGGACTGCTTCCGTGCCGAAGTCATGGAAGACAACGGCTCCAGCTGGGAGGATTCCTGCGTTGAAATCTTCTTGCAGAATCCGGCAAACCCTGCTGAATACTTTAATTTCGAAACTACATGCCGCGGCTACCTGCTTGCGGCTAGAGGCCC
This genomic stretch from Fibrobacter sp. UWT2 harbors:
- a CDS encoding SpoVG family protein, whose product is MAAKEKTHEKEKKEWNASGAFDCLAVTSVQVYPFREGPSMGHIKGLASIVLNDQFLIRGLRVMEGENGMFVGYPVDPFFKGEEYRSVCFPMARNLREHIENCVLEKYQASVV